The sequence accgtgcagctctcagccgctctcttccctctcctgctGCCGACCCTGCTCTGACCTATGGAAGTCCAAGCTATGCAATGCTATACTGACCGGGACCCCGCGCACCTCTCGGCCCTTGTCAGACACTCACCGGGCCCAGCTGTGTCTCATGCTTggtgcctgtggaggggggaAGCTTGTGCTGCTCCTCATCTTATCCCATAGGACCTCTGCACTATCGCAGCTACCCAGCCCCGCAGTGACACACACACGTGTCCCCGGCCAAGCGGTGTCCCGGGGTGGCACcaagagaacatgacaggcgctcgGGTAgctgcctgtcatgttctctgcactatactctatgttaaactacgctattttgtagtttaacataaagtattgataccaggaaatcctggtaccgaaccgtttttttgccccggaaatcgatagtagtatcgattatTCGGTGCATCCCTAGTGCTTACATATAGAAgtagggccccctctgtgcttacatatagtagttaggacccctttttgccaccatatagtaattaggccccatTGGTGCAGTCATATAGCAGTAAGACCCCCCTCTGCACCGCTATATAGTATTAGTTCCCTACACAGGGTCCCTGACTGCAACCGCACCCCCTGCAGCTGAAATTGTTACACCCCTCACACtatctatgtcagtgtataaAGTTACCACAGTAACTACGTAGATATTGTTATAGTTGCAAATTGCCAGATGGTACCAAGCCTGAGTGAACACTGCTGAGCTGCGCTGGGCTTCACCTGCTGTCCTCCTCACTTTCAAACAGAATGTTTAtatagctggaaaaaaaaaatctgtactccCCTACCTAATTACCTAGCATGGTGGATCCCACCTGCTgcctcctgcccagccaatcacagatgGAGGCGGGTCACTGTtgtagccattgattggctgagcaggtatgtCTGTGTGTGGACCGCAGCTGCACCCGCAGTGACGGGGAATCCGGCCGGGGAATACTGATTTCAGGAGACAACTGCCGCAGTTACATTGGTAGATGACGGCCACTGACCACACAGGGCACAACGTGAGCAGTAAACACCACTCTGCTGAACTATTCCCGTATATGAGGGGGCCACTTATGCTTCTCTGTGAAGGTCATTGAAGTCTCTTTCTATTGGGCTGTCTGGGATTTTCCTGCTCTCCGATGCCAACCTGTAACCACAGGGTAGTAAATGTCACCTTGGGATTAACCTTTTGGGATTTCATTGTCAATATTGTTTTTGCGATTAGGATCGGCGTTCGGTAAGATCTGCGACCGCTCCCCAAATCCATCTCTGGGGtctgtaataatctgcaggtCTGTGatctatatacgtgtgtgtgtatcctgctctgtatacagctgtgtacgGCTCTTGTTTAGATCGATGCTGTATATAGAACCCGGCCCCTAGTGGTAGGGCTCCATTCACACTCTGCAGATAGATGTAATGGAAGAAATATGTGCAGCagatctgccatgtgtgaacgtGTCCTTCATATAGATTGACTATTCTGTATATTTCCAGGAGGTGGCGCTATTCCTAAAGGAGTTTAAGGCACCGGACATTTTCTTAGGCGTCATCTCAAAGTCAAAATGCAACCGACTGACGGTGAGTTATGGAGACGCCGGATTATCAGATCACATCTGCTATTCTGTTATATCTGAAGTGTCCTGGGACTCATCCTGTAGCATGTCTCTTGTGTGCAGGAAATCTGCGTGGGGATTCTGGGTAACATGGCCTGCTTCCAGGAGACGTGTATAGCCATCAGTAACAACGAGGACCTGGGGTAATAACATCCTGttttgatcctgagttacatcctgtattatacaccagagctgcgctcactattctgctggtggggtcactgtgtacatacattacattattggtcctgagttacattctgtattatactccagagcttcactcactatactgctggtggggtcactgtgtacatacattactgatcctgagttacatcctgtattatactgcagagctgcactcactattctgctggtggagtcactgtgtacatacattacattactgatcctgagttacatcctgtattatacttcagagctgcactcactattctgctggtgaggtcactgtgtacatatattactgatcctgagttccatcctgtattatacctcagagctgcactcactattctgctggtgaggtcactgtgtacatacattacattacattactgatcctgagttacatcctgtattatacctcagagctgcactcactattctgctggtggggtcacggtgtacatacattacattactgatctgagttccatcctgtattatactccagagctgcactcactattctgctggtgggggtcactgtgtacatacattacattactgatcctgagttacatcctgtattatactccagagctgcactcactattctgctggtggggtcactgtgtacatacattacattactgatcctgtactgatcctgagttacatcctgtattataccccagagctgcactcactattctgcacacAGACAGTAATTGGTGTTTAGTGCTGGTTGTTGTGACTGATGTTCCCTTCATGTTGTAGAGAGATTCTGCTGCTCATGATGTGTGATACGGACCCCCCGACTCTGCTGGAAACTACCAGGTgggcagcggcactgacaggtggTCTCCCAGACATTGTGGTAATATCCCCGGTGTATCCTGTAACATGTGAGGAGCGCTCCTGGAGCAGATACACAGAGGTCTTGTGGGGTCTTTGCCTTGATGGGTCACAACACTCTTGGGGGGGCACATAATATATTAGGTGGTGTCGTTGTTATGGCTGATGGGTATATATCATCAGTGCTGTAGGGTTTCTCATATTCCCCGTCTGTCCCGTCCTCTGCTCCAGGCTGCTGCTGACCTGTATATCTCAGGTGGATGTGATGAGTTTATGGTTGGAAAGGATCAAGAAAAGGCCGACTGTCCGAGACAACCTCTGCTTCATCATGAGCAGCTCCACCAACGGTAATGGATGAGAGCCGGGGATCTGGGTGCATGTGGATGAGTGTTTCTGTGTCTTGTCTAAGCGAGCTGTGaggcgtgtgtatgtgtgtaggcgAGCAGTGTGCAGTGCATAGGTGTGTCGGTGAGCTGTGTGGCatgtgtatgtgtgcagtgtgtatgtgtgtaggcgAGCAGTGTGCAGTGCATAGGTGTGTCGGTGAGCTGTGTGGCATGTGtacgtgtgcagtgtgtatgtgtgtaggcgAGCAGTATGCAGTCCATAGGTGTGTCGGTGAGCTGTGTGGCATGTGTACGTGTGCAGTGTGTAGGTGTGCCATGTAGAGGAGCTATGTGTCGTGTAggtgtagtgtgtataggtgaGTAGTGCGTAGAATTTGCGTGTGTAGGTGTGCTGTGTATAGGTGAGCTGGGTGCCGCGTGTAGGCGAGTGATGCCTGTGATGCCTCCATTGGGAAATTGGCACAGGTGTTCACTTACAGAGATGAGGGTGTAGTTGTGGGGTCACAGGCTTCTGTACTTTGCTCTCCAGGTGACCTTCTGGTAAAGGTCGGGGAGCTGGTGGACAAGCTGTTTGATGTAGATGAAGACCTGATGATCAACTGGGTGAAGGCCGGGAGCCAGCCGCCCTCAACACCCGTCACTGATAGTGAAGAGGAGAAGACTGCGGTGCCCGGACTGGTGCCCTCCCTGCTGGAGGCTGCAAAGCAGCTCAAGTCAGTGCTGGTTcccctcagtgctgccccctgtgtcTGTCTGTGACCCTGCACCCTCCTCTTTTtctctcatcccccccccctctctctctacaTTACCCAGCGGTGTtgctggtgttttgcaggtatgACAGTCCTGAAGGTCTGGATGTCTATATGCACATCCTGCAGCTGGTGACCACGGTGGACGAGGGCATCCAGTCTATAGGTAACCtctacagtatataaggggttaatgctacagatatatatacactgtatacaccccaaAACCTCTTTATGATATAACACTCACCTCCTCCATGCCGTCCTTGTACATGATCTCAGCCTCCTGCTCCccatcttctcccagtttctaaGTTCTCCCAGAGATGTAACATGAGGCTCAAGGGCCCCAAAGTACCAACCCCCATCCCCCGCGCCTGCCAGGTGGTGTTTATAGTGCTGGTGTCCACATTACTCTATGTATCACATATACCCGGTGCCCTCTCCCCCCAGTACAGCAGACATTATGTATCACATATACCCGGTGCCCTCTCCCCCCAGTACAGCAGACATTATGTATCACATATACCCGGTGCCCTCTCCCCCAGTACAGCAGCCATTACTCTATGTATCACATATACCCGGTGCCCTCTCCCCCCAGTACAGCAGACATTACTCTATGTATCACATATACCCGGTGCCCTCTCCCCCCAGTACAGCAGACATTATGTATCACATATAcccggtgccccctccccccagtacagCAGACATTACTCTATGTATCACATATACCCGGTGCCCTCTCCCCCCAGTACAGCAGACATTACTCTATGTATCACATATACCCGGTGCCCTCTCCCCCCAGTACAGCAGACATTATGTATCACATATACCCGGTGCCCTCTCACCCCAGTACAGCAGACATTACTCTATGTATCACATATACCCGGTGCCCTCTCCCCCCAGTACAGCAGACATTACTCTATGTATCACATATACCCGGTGCCCTCTCCTCCCAGTACAGCAGACATTACTCTATGTATCACATATACCCGGTGCCCTCTCCCCCAGTACAGCAGACATTATGTATCACATATACCCGGTGCCCTCTCCCCCCAGTACAGCAGACATTACTCTATGTATCACATATACCCGGTGCCCTCTCCCCCCAGTACAGCAGACATTATGTATCACATATAcccggtgccccctccccccagtacagCAGACATTATGTATCACATATAcccggtgccccctccccccagtacagCAGACATTACTCTATGTATCACATATACCCGGTGCCCTCTCCCCCCAGTACAGCAGACATTATGTATCACATATAcccggtgccccctccccccagtacagCAGACATTATGTATCACATATACCCGGTGCCCTCTCACCCCAGTACAGCAGACATTACTCTATGTATCACATATACCCGGTGCCCTCTCCCCCAGTACAGCAGACATTACTCTATGTATCACATATACCCGGTGCCCTCTCCCCCCAGTACAGCAGACATTACTCTATGTATCACATATACCCGGTGCCCTCTCCCCCAGTACAGCAGACATTATGTATCACATATACCCGGTGCCCTCTCCCCCCAGTACAGCAGACATTACTCTATGTATCACATATACCCGGTGCCCTCTCCCCCCAGTACAGCAGACATTACTCTATGTATCACATATAcccggtgccccctccccccagtacagCAGACATTATGTATCACATATAcccggtgccccctccccccagtacagCAGACATTACTCTATGTATCACATATACCCGGTGCCCTCTCCCCCCAGTACAGCAGACATTACTCTATGTATCACATATAcccggtgccccctccccccagtacagCAGACATTATGTATCACATATACCCGGAGCCCTCTCCCCCCAGTACAGCAGACATTACTCTATGTATCACATATACCCGGTGCCCTCTCCCCCCAGTACAGCAGACATTACTCTATGTATCACATATAcccggtgccccctccccccagtacagCAGACATTATGTATCACATATACCCGGTGCCCTCTCCCCCCAGTACAGCAGACATTACTCTATCTATCACATATACCCGGTGCCCTCTCCCCCCAGTACAGCAGACATTACTCTATGTATCACATATACCCGGTGCCCTCTCCCCCCAGTACAGCAGACATTACTCTATGTATCACATATACCCGGTGCCCTCTCCCCCCAGTACAGCAGACATTACTCTATGTATCACATATACCCGGTGCCCTCTCCCCCCAGTACAGCAGACATTACTCTATGTATCACATATACCCGGTGCCCTCTCCCCCCAGTACAGCAGACATTATGTATCACATATACCCGGTGCCCTCTCCCCCCAGTACAGCAGACATTATGCATCACATATACCCGGTGCCCTCTCCCCCCAGTACAGCACACATTATGTATCACATATACCCGGTGCCCTCTCCCCCCAGTACAGTCCCCAGAGGACGGGCAGCAGACCTGGCAGTTCCTGTATGATCTGATGTGCCGGGACTTGTGTCAGCCGGACGACCCTCCCCTCATCGTACAAGAGCAGAAGACCGTCCTGTGCTCCGTCCTCGCCGTCATGTCCGTCATGTTCACATCGCAGACCGAACAGGAGTACACCAGGATCAGGAAAAGTGAGTATCACCGGTATGATGGAGCCTACTGTATGTGTGACAGCATCATTGTAATCACTGAGATACGCTTAGATACCCAGAGGGACTGGGAGAGAGATGCTTAGATACCTAGAAAGACTGGGAGAGAGATGCTTAGATACCTAGAGAGATGCTTAGATACCTAGAGAGACTGGGAGAGATGCTTAGATACCTAGAAAGACTGGGAGAGAGATGCTTAGATACCTAGAGAGACTGGGAGAGAGATGCTTAGATACCTAGAGAGACTGGGAGAGATGCTTAGATACCTAGAAAGACTGGTACAGAGATGCTTAGATACCTAGAAAGACTGGGAGAGAGATGCTTAGATACCTAGAGAGACTGGGAGAGAGATGCTTAGATACCTAGAGAGACTGGTACAGAGATGCTTAGATACCTAGGGAGACTGATAGAGAGCTATTTAGATACTACGATCCTTGGATACATAGACATAGATACATAGAGCGCTGACCTGATATGAGAGCGCTCCTCATGTGTCTCTTCCCCCAGATCTCTCTCTGATCGGGGCTCTGACCCGGATCCTGGAGAACCTGGTGATCTGTCAGAAGAAGCCGCAGGACGGGGCGCGGTGTGATGGGGAGGAGCCGCAGGACACCGGATCTCAGGAGGATTTCCACCTACAGATCCTGAAGGACGTCTGCTGCGAATTCCTCTCTAACATCTTATCTCAGCTGTCAAAGGTGAAAACCCTGTAGCAGGGCGGCCATACTGGGGACTATTACACCTGGAGTATGGCTctccagctactgcaaaactacaactcccatcatgcctggacagccaaagctttagctttggctgtccaggcatgatgggagttgtagttttgcaacaggtggacacccaaggttccctacccctggcctacaGCTCTGCAGTAAGACCTTGTTTATGTAAAACAGCGCCACCGTTGTCCATAGGCCTTGCCTGGTATTACAGATCAGTGATTCCTTATTGATGTCTTATTGTCTTTAGGAGAATATACTGGAGGCCATTAAGAacggtgacatcacagaggggcggagCCTGTGTGCGCTGCAGAGCCTGCTGCCACTATATGCCACGTCTGTGAGTGTTCTCATATAATCCACATGGTCCTGTCCACGGGTCGTGCCCCGCTGTGACCTGGCGTCCATTTATTCCTTATAGGTGAACAGCTTTATGGTGGTATTGGGTGAAGCCGATCAGACGCTGTCAGAAACTCTAAAGAAAGATATTAAAGCCCTCATAGAGGATTCCTGAGACATCGGTGACCACGGATCTGCTGACTGCTGTGATTTCTGATTGACACCTCCATTATAAGACTGGGCTGATAAATCATCTATCCCAATCACTGCATTCCTTACGTcagccagcaggtggcgctgtggatTTATTGTTAATAAACATCTACTGCAGCTTCTGCCCTCtggctgttacagaactacaattcccatcatgcccggagagCCAAAGGCtgcatccctccagctgctggaaaAATACAACTGttctggcatgatgggaattgtagttctgcaacaaccgATGGGAcacagcttccccatccctgacctaccGGAATAAGAAATCTAATTTATCCATACAGAGACGCTACAATATAAATCCAGTAATCCGGAGCTGAAATATAAACTGGGAACAGGTGCCGGATTATCAGATTCCAGATTAAAGGAATTTCATGaacttttctatatatatatatatatatatatatatatgaatattttTTTAGGCCTGTCTTCCTGGAGTGAAGGCTCCAATCTTGTCTGATGGGTAATCTAGCATTTGTATACTGGCGGCGGACATAGAAAAGAGAGGGGCCCAAGCCTAAAATCATTGAGGTGTCAGGGTGGTGCTGCATATTGTCCCCACCTTCTAACATGGGGAGAAGGGCAGGACTAAGTCAGGCCTATATGATCTGTGCACCTGTGCCTGTATAGGTCCCTGTAGGTTACAGCACGTCCACGCATAGAGGGAATTATGcacatttttcaaaaaattttaatttgcaaaatgtcagtttcTGGTGCAAATTTCAATGTAATCCATTGCAGAATTTGCAGGTGTGAAGTAATATACCATCCATGATACTGACTCCCGGCTGCTATGGGTGAGAGCTGGCGCCATCTCTGCATCTTTTGTGTTTGGGTCTAATATATAGTGAAATATTTTTCTATGGATTATAAATCTTGGAGTCTGAGTGTTATTTTCTCTGTgcaccagtaggtggcgctgtgttACTCTCTGCCTGTAAATCCATTGTACTGGTGCCTCCATTATTCTCAGTATTCTTCTCAGCAGGGCggtatagctgctgtatatcctgcgcTGGCTGCACTATGTAATGTCTTATATAAGTAACTCATTCACAGAGTACAGGCTGCTCCGCGGGGGTGGGGCTTATCTGCAGGTGTAAATCGCTACAATTCCCTTATACAGTGTTGCAGTGACCAGACGTTCACCATTTTCTGATCACCTGACCTGCACCGTTCCTCAGATCGTATTTTTCTGCCCTTTTGTGTTCTTTTTGGTTtagtatttttataaaaaaaatttgtaaaataaacaattgctttttttttttttttgatgagaGGTGATCCGGACCGTTCATAAGAGTTCTAAAGAGTTCTCCTGTTTTACGTGTATTCGTCTTGTCTACGTCTCATCATCAGCCGTAATCACTCCCCATTCTTCCCTACATGTTCCaataaaaagatatatagatatatgtgtgtgtatatatatatgacagagaGATGgtaatgtaggctggaggggctgaacggatggtgacatcactcgggGGCGGGGCTAGAGC is a genomic window of Dendropsophus ebraccatus isolate aDenEbr1 chromosome 4, aDenEbr1.pat, whole genome shotgun sequence containing:
- the SAAL1 gene encoding protein SAAL1 isoform X2; its protein translation is MDRNPSPPTSDDEEGQAEDSIGSTVYSKHWFFSTLTRLIELVTEKEGSQPDDETEPELDEDIENDICKVWDMSMNEEVALFLKEFKAPDIFLGVISKSKCNRLTEICVGILGNMACFQETCIAISNNEDLGEILLLMMCDTDPPTLLETTRLLLTCISQVDVMSLWLERIKKRPTVRDNLCFIMSSSTNGDLLVKVGELVDKLFDVDEDLMINWVKAGSQPPSTPVTDSEEEKTAVPGLVPSLLEAAKQLKYDSPEGLDVYMHILQLVTTVDEGIQSIVQSPEDGQQTWQFLYDLMCRDLCQPDDPPLIVQEQKTVLCSVLAVMSVMFTSQTEQEYTRIRKNLSLIGALTRILENLVICQKKPQDGARCDGEEPQDTGSQEDFHLQILKDVCCEFLSNILSQLSKENILEAIKNGDITEGRSLCALQSLLPLYATSVNSFMVVLGEADQTLSETLKKDIKALIEDS
- the SAAL1 gene encoding protein SAAL1 isoform X1, giving the protein MEKDDSSPSHPEPLCDMDRNPSPPTSDDEEGQAEDSIGSTVYSKHWFFSTLTRLIELVTEKEGSQPDDETEPELDEDIENDICKVWDMSMNEEVALFLKEFKAPDIFLGVISKSKCNRLTEICVGILGNMACFQETCIAISNNEDLGEILLLMMCDTDPPTLLETTRLLLTCISQVDVMSLWLERIKKRPTVRDNLCFIMSSSTNGDLLVKVGELVDKLFDVDEDLMINWVKAGSQPPSTPVTDSEEEKTAVPGLVPSLLEAAKQLKYDSPEGLDVYMHILQLVTTVDEGIQSIVQSPEDGQQTWQFLYDLMCRDLCQPDDPPLIVQEQKTVLCSVLAVMSVMFTSQTEQEYTRIRKNLSLIGALTRILENLVICQKKPQDGARCDGEEPQDTGSQEDFHLQILKDVCCEFLSNILSQLSKENILEAIKNGDITEGRSLCALQSLLPLYATSVNSFMVVLGEADQTLSETLKKDIKALIEDS